NNNNNNNNNNNNNNNNNNNNNNNNNNNNNNNNNNNNNNNNNNNNNNNNNNNNNNNNNNNNNNNNaaaaaaaaaaaaaaattaaatttatccgACAACCAACCAAAATTTGACACGTACCGTTCCTTATGGGTTGCTTCCGCTCCTTCCTGGAGAAGCGATTCTCGCATTTTAGAcaatattattagattttttaattttttttcggaCATAAATAAGAAAGCAACCAACTGAGTAACTCTCAGTAATCATGCTCTTATGATTGCGCATAAACTATATATGAGTTAAcaaaaaatggaagaagataTTTTGCTAGCTACATTTTCAGAAAATCCTTGCAAGAAATGAGTAAATGCAATGATGATAGCAAGAATATCGACATGAGAAAAAGAGAATGGAAGAGGGGTAGTTTGTTTAGATACATTTTGAAGAAGTAGTTAGTAGAGATCGCAGACTTTAAGTGATTCTTGTTTGAAGAGAGAAATTTCGTTTGATATGAATGTGTGGGAAGAGAGAATGAAGAGAATTCAGTCGTTTTATAGAATAAGTGAACCTTAGCTTTTAAGTTAAACGTAAGGGAAatacaaaagttacaaaaaaaaaaaaaagaaaaaaaaatataattaatgattTCGTGCTTTCTATCTCAATATACCACCAAAATTGCCACCAAGGAGAAGCGTTGGTGATGCACACTCCAACTACCATAATTCAAAGTAGTTATATACTATAGTAACTAAGCTTTTAAGAACTAGTTAGTAGAGAATAGAGATGGTGATCATAGCAGGTCAATTTTAAGTTTGTTACACTTTCCCTTCTTTTATTTCCGCGTACCCTGAAGTCCATGCTGGTCCCATATATTATTCACGTTATGAGGTACCGAAAACGGTAATACTGTTTTGCAGACGTAATGACAGAAGTAGAGGTTGTTTTAGAATTAAACTTCTGAGAAAATTTCACTGACCAAGTTAAGCTTTGTTTGACACTTAACATGTAAATCTTCTTACTCTCTATCTACAGAACGTTTCCAACAACGTATGAATTCTACTGTTGTCTAGTCAACATTTCTCTAGCACATACAACAAAAACGCGAAATATCaaattcaacaacaaaacaaacgtAAGATTGTTGATGATGCCAGTTTAAATAACAGAGTATCGCTTACATGTAAGATTATCAACTTAAACAGTAGGTTGTATACTGAAATTACATTGCAATCCATCGGAAACTCAACGTTTACCAATTCagctatcttcttcatcttcttcatcttcttcttcctcagatgCTTCCTTGAGCCACTGTATGAATGCCTCACATTGATTCAGATAAACTTTGTCAGATTCGTCTGCGCCTGCTTTCTCTTCCCCCCATCTCAAGATCGCATCTTCTTGCACCACGTCTTTGTCATACAGAAAATGCACAATCTGAGCAAACAAAGGGACCAACTCTGCAGTTTCCTCACACATCTCTTCGAATTTCATTATCACCTCTATCTGTTCATCAATTTGCTTTACATAGAACCCAAGAAGTCCCTTGCTTTTGTTGATGATACTCGTCGCGTTTCTATACAATTCACTAGTAGAGCTATGTGGAGTATCAATTGCCAGTCTCATCATAGAGTAGAATATTGCTCCAGCACAATCTGCAGATGCCATGTTGTATGAAAACCGGAGTGAGTTAATCAAGGGAGTTACATGGTCCACATTGTTATCCTCTTCAACGGCCCTTAAGAAGGTTTCCCTAACCTCTCTCTGAAAGTAGCAATAGTCATCATCATTGGGATCATTTGCATCAGTGCTAATACTATCATTATCAGATTTCAACTCTCCACGAGGTGGGACAACACTTTCATCCTCTATGTCATCATCGTCCATGACCTGAGTGATATCGGCAAGTTTGTCCATGGGGATTGGTACGATGGAATGCTTCCACCACTCCTCATCGTGAACACTATCACATACTTCCCATATGTAACCAGCTCCATCAGGACCAAGTTCAGATGCTTTGGACTCCATTTGCAAATTATTCACGTCAGACAAAAGATCTGCTGTCCCTTTGCTACTGTCAGCACATTCCAGTTCTTCATCGCTGTCTTCTTTAATCTCCTGTTGAAGTAGGGAAACCTTTGAGTATGCAGGCACAACAAAGTCCCGTCCAACCACAAcattaaaagacaaaacaacacCAGGCAGCAGAACAGCTCCTGCTCTGATTTTCACCCCATCACAGACAATAGCGTTCCTTATCTCACACCCATCTTCAATAGTAACATTGTTCCATATGTATGAGCCTTGTATCACCACATTTGATCCAACAGAACATCCATTCCCAATAACAGAGTTAAAGATTTTACCCCCATCACCAATTCTTGTGCCGTATCCAATGACAGTAGAAGCTCCAATATCAGCAGATCGTGATTGAACTGCATCAGAAGCCCGGTACATCCCTCGTCTCCCGAGCTTTAGAGGGCGATTCCCACTGAAACTTATATCAGGTACATACGGGTAAGTCCACCTCTGGATGATATCCTTGCTAACCGTATCATAGCTCCGTAAATTATCGATCCTTGAAGCATAACAGCTCGAGTGAGCCTCATGAGTGAAAATCTTGTAACCcataatatcatcaacaagCAAACCCTTAACAAAATGACGGCGCAGATGTTGATAATCAAAGTTATCCTCAAAGAGACTAAGCACCTCAGGAGAGCAAATGTCAATGTAGCAATCCTGCACATCATTGCATACTAAAACACTAGTATCCATCACTAATGACTTATCTAAGCAAACCTCTCCGCCCTCGTTGTAATAAAGAAGCTGTTTCGTTAAGGGATCTACCGCAACAAAGAGTTGATCAGATCCTATCCTTAGCCTACTAGACTGCTTCTTAATAACCATAGTCATGATAGctttctcatctctcttcttcctctccctaTGTTCTCGAATCAACTCAGCTAGTGGCATATTACTCACAGTATCACCACTAACAAGAACAAAATCTCCCTGAATCTGAGACGTCTCTGTATGCTGCTGTTCATAAATGTAACGCAGAGCGTCTCCAACACTGGTGGATTTGTGAGACACAATCGTTCTCACCAGAGAGCACCATTGCGATTTTTTCAGGTGATCGATCAATTGCAACGAGTGAGCACAACAGAATACGAAAATCTCATCTATACCAGCTGATTCGAGCCATGCTAAGGTGTAATCAATCATCGGGATGTTTACTAGAGGTAAGAGTACCTTTGGGCGTTCAAGGGTTAAGGGACGGAATCGGGTGGTGAAGCTGTCCGCTATCACAATGGCTTGTAACCGTTGACGACTTAGATCCTCTGGAACCCTAGCCgcgtctttcttcttctgagcACCCATGTCTCCTCGATTCACTACTGATCAATTTCGATGAAAAAATTCACACGAGACGTACGACAGACATAAACCAATTTCCGCATGATAAagtgtttaattatataattaactttGCAAGTTTCTATGATTAACTTAGGCCCAGTATTATTTTGACAAATCTAAGCCCAATGAGGCCCAATATTGAAACCTTTATAGTAAAAGCGAATGTACTGTATACGCTTCCCGCTATGTAGGATTCAGaattcagtttttgtttcttctcgaagtcttcttcttcagctacATAGAATCACAAAGTGATGCGATGCGATGCGAGGTGTCCGATGTCAATGTGAAAGATGTTTCGCCACCGGATAAATTTCCAGGTTTCCGTCATCGAAATTTCCAGGTTTCTTCCATTGATTCTGAATTTTACAGTGTATTATATTCTGAATTCTAGTTTTGATTTGTTACTTGATGAGATTTTAGATTCACGTTTAACGATCTGGGAGATGAGATTAGCCGTATTAGATCTGTGTTCATCTCTAGTTTTAAGTTTCCCTTTCAGATATGATCAGTGATAGTAAATTGACCGCCAAGTGTTTGATTATATGACGAGTTGAAACCTCATCGATTGTGAGATTGGGCGAGTCAATTTCGATCAACgttttgttttattagtttttttttgtttttgatggatTAGCATTGTCCACTTAAGTTCTGTAGAGTCTTCGTGataatcagaattttttttggtatataactTGGGTGAAAAATTACATTGCCTGCAGAGATACATACATACTCTATGGAAAAAGGCAAATATTGGTTACTAATATGTCACGCTAGCTAGGAGTATGGTGTGCCTTGGTCACTCGTTGATGTAAAAATACAACTGATCATCATCTCTAATGACATCGACATCGTCTATTTCTGCGTTTTCCACATTGGTGACCTTTGTGAAGCTTCCGTATCCAAATTTGTCACCTGCATTATTTCCAAGTTTATTTAGTGAAGCTTCTAGTGTATGGAGAGAATTTTCTTGttgttatttacttttgcttCCTTCTTATGTTCAGTAATGTTTTTTAGGAGCttatgaagtaaaaaaaaaaaaaaaagaggttacCTGCAAGTCTCAGCAGCTCTTCTATGGAACCAGGTAGGATTATCAGCTTTGATAAATCTTTTTCCTGTGACTTCAAGTGGATGGTAACTCTCTTACCTTTTGGTTTTGCAGCTTCATGGTGTTTGATTGGGATGTTGGATCTGCAATATGGATACTGTGAATGAAGTTCAAATGAGGTATGATCTGCATTAGAGCAACCTTTTCCATCAATTTCTTTATCTGGTTTCTCCCCTTCTTCTATCTCTATCCGATGTTCTCGAGCTCTTCTCTTTTCAGTTGGGCTCATTCGTTCAAAATCGGTATTTTCTGAATCATGcagttttaaatatttgtgtCCCTGTCTTTGATCACTGGCATTTCCTTCTTCTGTCTTTGGACCACCACCAAGCCACTCCTGGAGAAGTGCATCTGGTTGGTTACTTGTTGTATCTTCAATTGCTATTGATTGTTGCCCTCCGAGTTTCTGCAAATATCAGTTGGTATTGGTTAACTTTGTTGTGAAAATATCTCTGTAGTTATATAAACTTAGTTCCCATGTACTGTATATTGCAATCTTTCTTTCTTACCATGAAGAGGTTGTTCATAATGATACGTGCATCTTCAGTATGAGCTCGCATAGCACTCATTAGAGATGTTTTGTTTATCCTTAGTATCTGAGATAGTTTAGTTGTCCTAACTGTGAAAGCTTGTGGTGTATAGCATAACACACCAATCTCTCCAAAGGCATCTCCAACAACTGCCTTGCCTTGAACCTACATACATGAATGTAAGGATTGTGGTTATTTCTCGTTCTTTCGGCTAATAGTGCCACAGTGAAGttcttttggttatatatatctttgtttacTTACCTGATCTTCTTCACCAACGTAGACAGTAAAATCCTGCACAATCACCAAAGGAGCGAGTAACTATGTCAGAAGGTTACTTCAACATTCATAAACTGATATTGAGCTCTTTTATTTCAGTCACCTACCACTGCCCCTGAGACTAGGATGTACAGGTCTGTAGGAGCTTCGTTCTGTAGTATTACATCTTCTCTTGGTGGGAAATACTCGGCATCTATATCTGAAACCTTGGTCGGACAAGGTATATCGAGTTGGTAACCTTATGGAACAATATAAACAGAAATGGACAAAGAAAGAGTAATTTTACCAACTGAAACAGGAAGTTGCGAGAAACTCCATGAAAGAGGTAGACGTTCTGAACGATTGGGAAGAAGAGATAGTTTGCAATGCTTGATCGAA
The Camelina sativa cultivar DH55 chromosome 6, Cs, whole genome shotgun sequence genome window above contains:
- the LOC104792981 gene encoding translation initiation factor eIF-2B subunit epsilon-like translates to MGAQKKKDAARVPEDLSRQRLQAIVIADSFTTRFRPLTLERPKVLLPLVNIPMIDYTLAWLESAGIDEIFVFCCAHSLQLIDHLKKSQWCSLVRTIVSHKSTSVGDALRYIYEQQHTETSQIQGDFVLVSGDTVSNMPLAELIREHRERKKRDEKAIMTMVIKKQSSRLRIGSDQLFVAVDPLTKQLLYYNEGGEVCLDKSLVMDTSVLVCNDVQDCYIDICSPEVLSLFEDNFDYQHLRRHFVKGLLVDDIMGYKIFTHEAHSSCYASRIDNLRSYDTVSKDIIQRWTYPYVPDISFSGNRPLKLGRRGMYRASDAVQSRSADIGASTVIGYGTRIGDGGKIFNSVIGNGCSVGSNVVIQGSYIWNNVTIEDGCEIRNAIVCDGVKIRAGAVLLPGVVLSFNVVVGRDFVVPAYSKVSLLQQEIKEDSDEELECADSSKGTADLLSDVNNLQMESKASELGPDGAGYIWEVCDSVHDEEWWKHSIVPIPMDKLADITQVMDDDDIEDESVVPPRGELKSDNDSISTDANDPNDDDYCYFQREVRETFLRAVEEDNNVDHVTPLINSLRFSYNMASADCAGAIFYSMMRLAIDTPHSSTSELYRNATSIINKSKGLLGFYVKQIDEQIEVIMKFEEMCEETAELVPLFAQIVHFLYDKDVVQEDAILRWGEEKAGADESDKVYLNQCEAFIQWLKEASEEEEDEEDEEDS